From one Gossypium hirsutum isolate 1008001.06 chromosome D08, Gossypium_hirsutum_v2.1, whole genome shotgun sequence genomic stretch:
- the LOC121219800 gene encoding LOW QUALITY PROTEIN: photosystem II CP43 reaction center protein-like (The sequence of the model RefSeq protein was modified relative to this genomic sequence to represent the inferred CDS: deleted 1 base in 1 codon) gives MTIALGKFTKDENDLFDIMDDWLRRDRFVFVGWSGLLLFPCAYFALGGWFTGTTFVTSWYTHGLASSYLEGCNFLTAAVSTPANSLAHSLLLLWGPEAQGDFTRWCQLGGLWTFVALHGAFGLIGFMLRQFELARSVQLRPYNAIAFSGPIAVFVSVFLIYPLGQSGWFFAPSFGVAAIFRFILFFQGFHNWTLNPFHMMGVAGVLGAALLCAIHGATVENTLFEDGDGANTFRAFNPTQAEETYSMVTANRFWSQIFGVAFSNKRWLHFFMLFVPVTGLWMSALGVVGLALNLRAYDFVSQEIRAAEDPEFETFYTKNILLNEGIRAWMAAQDQPHENLIFPEEVLPRGNLFNGTLALAGRDQETTGFAWWAGNARLINLSGKLLGAHVAHAGLIVFWAGAMNLFEVAHFVPEKPMYEQGLILLPHLATLGWGVGPGGEVIDTFPYFVSGVLHLISSAVLGFGGIYHALLGPETLEESFPFFGYVWKDRNKMTTILGIHLILLGIGAFLLVFKALYFGGVYDTWAPGGGDVRKITNLTLSPSVIFGYLLKSPFGGEGWIVSVDDLEDIIGGHVWLGSICIFGGIWHILTKPFAWARRALVWSGEAYLSYSLGALSVFGFIACCFVWFNNTAYPSEFYGPTGPEASQAQAFTFLVRDQRLGANVGSAQGPTGLGKYLMRSPTGEVIFGGETMRFWDLRAPWLEPLRGPNGLDLSRLKKDIQPWQERRSAEYMTHAPLGSLNSVGGVATEINAVNYVSPRSWLATSHFVLGFFLFVGHLWHAGRARAAAAGFEKGIDRDFEPVLSMTPLN, from the exons ATGACTATAGCCCTTGGTAAATTTACCAAAGatgaaaatgatttatttgatattatGGATGACTGGTTACGTAGGGACCGTTTCGTTTTTGTAGGTTGGTCCGGCCTATTGCTCTTTCCTTGTGCCTATTTCGCTCTAGGGGGTTGGTTTACAGGTACAACCTTTGTAACTTCGTGGTATACTCATGGATTGGCCAGCTCCTATTTGGAAGGCTGCAATTTCTTAACCGCCGCAGTTTCTACCCCTGCTAATAGTTTAGCACATTCTTTGTTGTTACTATGGGGTCCTGAAGCACAAGGAGATTTTACTCGTTGGTGTCAATTAGGTGGTCTGTGGACATTTGTTGCTCTCCACGGCGCTTTCGGACTAATAGGTTTTATGTTACGTCAATTTGAACTTGCGCGATCTGTTCAATTGCGACCTTATAACGCAATCGCATTCTCTGGTCCAATTGCTGTTTTTGTTTCTGTATTCCTGATTTATCCACTAGGTCAGTCTGGTTGGTTCTTTGCGCCTAGTTTTGGTGTAGCAGCTATATTTCGATTCATCCTCTTTTTCCAAGGATTTCATAATTGGACATTGAACCCATTTCATATGATGGGAGTTGCCGGTGTATTGGGCGCGGCTCTGCTATGCGCTATTCATGGTGCTACCGTAGAGAATACTTTATTTGAAGATGGTGATGGTGCAAATACATTCCGTGCTTTTAACCCAACTCAAGCCGAAGAAACTTATTCAATGGTCACCGCTAACCGCTTTTGGTCCCAAATCTTTGGGGTTGCTTTTTCCAATAAACGTTGGTTACATTTCTTTATGTTATTTGTACCAGTAACCGGTTTATGGATGAGTGCTCTTGGAGTAGTCGGTCTGGCTCTGAACCTACGTGCCTATGACTTCGTTTCCCAGGAAATCCGTGCAGCAGAAGATCCTGAATTTGAGACTTTCTACaccaaaaatattcttttaaacgaAGGTATTCGTGCTTGGATGGCGGCTCAAGATCAGCCTCATGAAAACCTTATATTCCCTGAGGAGGTTCTACCCCGTGGAAAC CTCTTTAATGGAACTTTAGCTTTAGCCGGTCGTGACCAAGAAACCACCGGTTTCGCTTGGTGGGCCGGGAATGCCCGGCTTATCAATTTATCCGGTAAACTATTGGGGGCTCATGTAGCCCATGCCGGATTAATCGTATTCTGGGCCGGAGCAATGAACCTATTTGAAGTGGCTCATTTTGTCCCAGAAAAACCCATGTACGAACAAGGATTAATTTTACTTCCCCACCTAGCTACTCTAGGCTGGGGGGTAGGTCCTGGCGGAGAAGTTATAGACACCTTTCCATACTTTGTATCTGGAGTACTTCACTTAATTTCCTCTGCTGTATTGGGCTTTGGCGGTATTTATCATGCACTTCTGGGACCTGAAACTCTTGAAGAATCTTTTCCATTTTTCGGTTATGTATGGAAAGATAGAAATAAAATGACCACAATTTTGGGTATTCACTTAATTTTGCTAGGTATAGGTGCTTTTCTTCTAGTATTCAAGGCTCTTTATTTTGGGGGCGTATACGATACCTGGGCTCCGGGAGGGGGAGATGTAAGAAAAATTACCAACTTGACTCTTAGCCCAAGTGTTATATTTGGTTATTTACTAAAATCGCCCTTTGGAGGCGAAGGGTGGATTGTTAGTGTGGACGATTTGGAAGATATAATTGGAGGACATGTATGGTTAGGTTCCATTTGTATATTTGGTGGAATCTGGCATATCTTAACCAAACCTTTTGCATGGGCTCGCCGTGCACTTGTATGGTCGGGAGAGGCTTACTTGTCTTATAGTTTAGGTGCTTTATCCGTTTTTGGTTTCATTGCTTGTTGCTTTGTCTGGTTCAATAATACCGCTTATCCTAGTGAGTTTTACGGGCCCACTGGACCAGAAGCTTCTCAAGCTCAAGCATTTACTTTTCTAGTTAGAGACCAACGTCTTGGGGCTAACGTGGGATCCGCTCAAGGGCCTACTGGGTTAGGTAAATATCTAATGCGTTCCCCGACCGGAGAAGTCATTTTTGGAGGGGAAACTATGCGTTTTTGGGATCTGCGTGCTCCTTGGTTAGAACCTCTAAGAGGTCCCAATGGTTTGGACTTGAGTAGGTTGAAAAAAGACATACAACCTTGGCAAGAACGGCGTTCTGCGGAATATATGACGCATGCTCCTTTAGGGTCTTTAAATTCTGTAGGTGGCGTAGCTACCGAGATCAATGCAGTTAATTATGTCTCTCCGAGAAGTTGGTTAGCTACCTCtcattttgttctaggattcttCCTATTCGTGGGTCATTTATGGCACGCGGGAAGAGCTCGCGCAGCCGCAGCGGGATTTGAAAAAGGAATTGATCGTGATTTTGAGCCTGTTCTCTCCATGACTCCTCTTAACTGA